A window of Roseovarius sp. THAF27 contains these coding sequences:
- a CDS encoding sensor histidine kinase has protein sequence MESRARSGTRLTGSLSFRLGVALAVVLAIGGVAVSLAAYAYGRSAAQNSYDRLLVGAANQIAGSLRLRGGEIMVDIPVSAFDLLSLAPRDRVVYAVFDDRGQLITGYDAVDPPDGDDEFFGGSFAGEPVRYAHVRRLISERSFLGAVDVVVGQTIEARRDLAQQVTRNALVVVAAVGLVISGLAFLAVNSALRPLRRLERDVAARSSRDLTPVDVEVPQEIGSLVAALNRFIGRIDRQLRIMRTLIADASHQLRTPIAALRAQAELAREAPDAEEMRRIVERIHDRSRNLSQLTDQLLNHAMIIHRADSVELTSVDLRVVASEAVAQFDQTLTGAALEVRMDLPEEPMICDGDALSLVEACKNLINNAVAYGKPPITVFVQDAGATFRLGVRDRGDGMAEEMWADAGSRFAKRSGVSSTSAGLGLSIVSAVAQAHRGRMKIRRPADDRFEVFVELPKVSEVEA, from the coding sequence ATGGAGAGTAGGGCGCGGAGCGGAACGCGGCTGACCGGGTCCCTGAGCTTTCGGCTCGGTGTGGCGCTGGCGGTGGTGCTGGCCATCGGCGGCGTGGCGGTGTCGCTGGCGGCCTATGCCTATGGCCGAAGCGCGGCGCAGAACTCGTATGACAGGCTGCTGGTCGGGGCGGCCAACCAGATTGCCGGGTCGCTGAGGCTGCGTGGCGGCGAGATCATGGTCGATATCCCGGTCTCGGCCTTCGATCTGCTGTCGCTCGCGCCGAGGGACCGCGTGGTCTATGCCGTGTTCGATGACCGGGGGCAGCTGATCACGGGGTATGACGCCGTGGACCCTCCGGACGGGGACGACGAGTTTTTCGGCGGCAGCTTTGCCGGCGAGCCGGTGCGCTACGCGCATGTCAGGCGGCTGATCTCGGAGCGGTCGTTCCTGGGCGCGGTGGACGTCGTGGTCGGCCAGACCATCGAGGCGCGCCGGGACCTGGCGCAGCAGGTCACGCGAAACGCGCTGGTGGTTGTGGCGGCGGTCGGCCTGGTGATCTCGGGGCTTGCCTTCCTGGCGGTGAACTCTGCCCTGCGCCCGTTGCGCCGGCTGGAGCGCGATGTCGCGGCACGTTCCAGTCGCGACCTGACGCCGGTGGATGTCGAGGTGCCGCAGGAGATTGGCAGCCTGGTGGCGGCCCTGAACCGCTTTATCGGGCGGATCGACCGTCAGTTGCGGATCATGCGCACGTTGATTGCCGACGCCTCGCACCAGTTGCGGACCCCGATCGCGGCGCTTCGGGCGCAGGCCGAGCTTGCGCGAGAGGCGCCGGATGCCGAAGAAATGAGGCGTATCGTCGAGAGGATCCATGATCGGTCGCGCAACCTGAGCCAGTTGACCGACCAGCTTTTGAACCACGCGATGATCATTCACCGTGCGGACAGTGTCGAACTGACGTCGGTGGATCTGCGGGTGGTGGCCAGCGAGGCCGTCGCGCAGTTCGATCAGACGCTGACAGGCGCCGCACTCGAAGTGCGGATGGACCTGCCCGAGGAGCCGATGATCTGCGACGGCGACGCCTTGTCGTTGGTGGAGGCCTGCAAGAACCTGATCAACAATGCCGTCGCCTATGGCAAGCCGCCGATCACCGTCTTCGTGCAAGATGCCGGCGCGACGTTCCGACTTGGAGTGCGCGACCGGGGCGACGGGATGGCCGAGGAGATGTGGGCGGATGCAGGCTCGCGCTTTGCGAAACGGTCCGGCGTGTCCTCGACCAGTGCCGGGCTGGGGCTGTCGATCGTCAGTGCCGTGGCGCAGGCGCATCGCGGCCGGATGAAGATCCGGCGCCCCGCCGACGACCGTTTCGAGGTTTTCGTGGAGCTTCCGAAAGTCAGCGAGGTGGAGGCATGA
- a CDS encoding ABC transporter substrate-binding protein — MKAIGLMFAMMLAGAAVAQPAPEAVKSYGPYDAGRRLLVRGTTDIARFETVMDLFASRRGDTRIDYEQWGSNDLFQVTVADCRQGVEAADMVISSAVDLQFKLANDGCARAHRSAATARLPQVANWRDEVFGITRELAVIVYNRRLIDDAEVPRSRFDLIDLLRPDDSRFRGRVATYDIEASGLGYLFAFADAQQATTFGSLIEAFGRSGAVATCCSAEIIDGVADGTYLIAYNVLGSYALARAEQNPDIVAVAPDDYTLVLARAALIPRLAAEPDLAGAFLDFLLSEAGRSALRSAQLIVSTEEGGPEYLRLPETAETSFRPIALTPSLLVGLDRHKRRDFIALWRSTFPNGGGAAEVTPE, encoded by the coding sequence ATGAAGGCGATCGGCCTGATGTTCGCGATGATGCTGGCCGGTGCGGCGGTGGCCCAGCCGGCGCCCGAAGCCGTGAAATCCTATGGCCCGTACGATGCCGGGCGCCGATTGTTGGTGCGCGGCACGACCGACATCGCCCGGTTCGAGACGGTGATGGATCTTTTCGCGTCCCGCCGCGGCGATACGCGTATCGATTACGAGCAATGGGGGTCGAACGACCTGTTTCAGGTGACCGTGGCGGATTGCCGGCAGGGCGTCGAGGCCGCCGACATGGTGATCAGTTCGGCCGTCGACCTGCAGTTCAAGCTGGCCAATGACGGATGCGCCAGGGCGCATCGGTCGGCTGCGACGGCGCGTCTGCCGCAGGTCGCCAACTGGCGTGACGAGGTGTTCGGCATCACCCGCGAACTTGCGGTGATCGTCTATAACAGGCGCCTGATCGACGATGCGGAGGTGCCGCGGTCCCGGTTCGACCTGATCGACCTTTTGCGGCCCGATGACAGCCGGTTTCGCGGGCGGGTCGCCACCTACGATATCGAAGCCTCGGGGCTGGGGTATCTTTTCGCCTTTGCGGATGCGCAACAGGCCACGACGTTCGGCAGCCTGATCGAAGCCTTCGGGCGCAGCGGGGCGGTGGCCACCTGCTGTTCGGCCGAGATCATCGACGGGGTGGCCGATGGCACCTACCTGATCGCCTATAACGTCCTTGGCTCCTATGCCCTGGCGCGGGCCGAGCAGAACCCGGACATCGTCGCCGTGGCACCGGACGATTACACGTTGGTACTGGCCCGCGCCGCGTTGATCCCCCGCCTGGCCGCCGAGCCGGACCTGGCGGGCGCGTTCCTGGATTTCCTGCTGTCCGAGGCCGGGCGGTCGGCGCTGAGATCGGCGCAGCTGATCGTGAGTACCGAGGAGGGAGGACCCGAGTACCTGCGCCTGCCGGAGACCGCGGAAACGAGTTTCCGGCCCATTGCATTGACGCCGTCCCTGCTGGTCGGGCTCGACCGGCACAAGCG